The DNA sequence GTGCTTGGTGCGTGGATTCCGCGTTCTCGAAGACGGTCGCCCCCTGCGAAGGAAATGCCATCCAGATACGTTCCTGCCGGGAGGTTTCCGGCGGCATGAGCCAGGTCATGACGCTTGCGACCCATAGGGATTGGCGGTATCGACAGGTGCGGTGAGCTGGGCGTAGGTGTCGGGCCGGCGGGTCATGTTGAACGGGAACAGATCCAGCCAATCTTGGCGCTGCTCAAGATCCAGATCTGCTACCAATACCGCCGCCGCATCGCGCGGCGCCTGCGCGAGAATCCGGCCATACGGATCGGAAATGAACGAGGAACCATAGAAGTTCACACTTCCCTCATCGCCAAAACGGTTGGGCACGACCATGAATGTCCCTGCGGTAATCCCGTTTCCCACGATCACGTGTTGCCAGAGCGGCTGAGTGTCAAAAGCTGGAAAAGTCGGTTCGGAACCGATCGCTGTCGGATAGACCAGGATCTCCGCGCCGGCCAGCGAGTACATCCGCGAGACCTCAGGAAACCACTCATCCCAACAGGTGGGCATCCCGACTGCGGCATCATCAAGTTGGGCCACGCGGTACAGCGGATACGCGTCTTTTGCGGGTCCTGGGCGAAAGTACGTGTCCTCGTAATAGCCCGCAGTGACAGGAATGTGCAGTTTGCGGGTGCGGCCGATGAGCTCGCCGCCGGGGGATACCAGGATGGCCGAGTTGTAGCCGAGCCCATCAGCGTCATCTGCGCGCTCGTACAGGGACGCATGTACCAGCACGCCGTTCTCCTTCGCGGCCTGTGCGGCGAAGGAGAACGTGGGCCCCGACAGCAGGTCCTCGGCACGAGCGCCCGGGTTCCTGCCTGCCCGTACATCCGCGGGGTAGCGGGAAAGCGTCAGCTCCGGCAGGAACACGGCCCTTGCGCCCTCGTCGGCGGCCAATCGGATGCCTTCGGAGAGTTGGTCGCGCAGGTGCTCGGGATCGGCGAGCCAGCGGTGCTGCACGAGGCCCACACGGAGCGGCGCTCGCCGTGGTTCGCGCACGCGCGCCGGCGAGATTGGCGGTGTAAACGCGGTTTCGACGATAAATCCCGACTCGGGCATTGCTTACCTCCTGGTGGTGATAACTGCGACGGTAGAACAAACTGAAAATTCAGTCAAGATTCGGTATTGTGCGGATATGTGCTGCCGATACCCATGTGATCAGTCCTTCTGGGGAGGTTGGAGCGCGTCGATGGCGGACGCAAGCGGCCGGTTCTCGCGGATGCCGCGGTAGA is a window from the Mycobacteroides salmoniphilum genome containing:
- a CDS encoding nitrilase-related carbon-nitrogen hydrolase codes for the protein MPESGFIVETAFTPPISPARVREPRRAPLRVGLVQHRWLADPEHLRDQLSEGIRLAADEGARAVFLPELTLSRYPADVRAGRNPGARAEDLLSGPTFSFAAQAAKENGVLVHASLYERADDADGLGYNSAILVSPGGELIGRTRKLHIPVTAGYYEDTYFRPGPAKDAYPLYRVAQLDDAAVGMPTCWDEWFPEVSRMYSLAGAEILVYPTAIGSEPTFPAFDTQPLWQHVIVGNGITAGTFMVVPNRFGDEGSVNFYGSSFISDPYGRILAQAPRDAAAVLVADLDLEQRQDWLDLFPFNMTRRPDTYAQLTAPVDTANPYGSQAS